Sequence from the Candidatus Binataceae bacterium genome:
AACACGCCGAGCCCGCGATTCGGGCTGTCACCGCTCCACAGCGCGTCGGCAGGCGCGAATCCCGGCGTTTTGCGGACGAGCGTGTCGAGATCGGCGCACTCCTGCACAATCGCCACGTCCGGCGCGAGCGCACGTAAGGCCGAGAATTTGCGATGGAAGCCGCCGCCACAGTTCCAGGTGACGAGACGCATTATCCGGATTTCCCTCGCGGGGTCGTTCAAATCACCCGATTGACTAAGCATCTGACGCTTGATGATTGCGTGGCTGGCGCTGTGCCTACCGAAAAGCTCATCCCGGATGACGCGCGAGTGGGCGTGTGGTAATGAAGCGGTCGATGGTCGCGTTTCTGACCCAGCTGCTGCTTGCTATCCGGTCGCGATTCACGCGGCGAGCGCGGCTTGAGGCCGAGAATCTTCTCCTGCGCCAACAGCTGGTGCGCCTGACAAGGTGGAGGTCTTTGGACGCGGCGTCCGTTACATCGAGGACAAATGGGACGCACTTGCGCGCTATCGCTATTCAATTGCGATCGAGAACTCGAATAGTCCTGACTACTGGACAGAAAAGATCGCCGATTGCTTTCTAAGTTGGACACTTCCGCTCTATGACGGTTGCCCCAACATAGAGCACTATTTTCCCGCCGACTCTTTGATTCGAATTGATGCCAACGATCATTTTGCAACCCTCGCGAGGATCGATGAATTGCTCCGCCGTGATGAATGGGAAGGACGACTACCCGCGTTGCAAGAGGCGCGGCACCGAGTACTCGAGACGCATCAAATGTTCCCCTTTTTTACACGCATGATTCAAAACTACGGAGGCAATGAACGGGAGCGTATATTGGTTAACATTCCGGCGTACACTGGTGCGCTGTGGAAGAACCGCCGCGACGATCGATCAGACGCAGGGATATCACCGAGGTACCTCGTTAGTGAAATTTAAATCGTGCACGCAATGAGTTAAACGGCCTCTCGACGCCGTAGTAACTCACCATCGTCATCGCGATCATAGCCGTGAGCGCCAGCGGAAAGGGCGCCCACCGTGCATTGCCACCGGGCGCATCGATAAACGCCACCTCCTGCCACAGATACAGACTGTACGAAATCGTACCTACACCAACTAGTAACCGATGATGCAGAATTCTGCCGAGTAAATCGTCGGAGTGCTCGACCACGTAGTTGATCACCAGGGCGATCGCCGCGCTCAGTATCGACAGTTTCAAAAATCCGAGATGCAGCCGCTTCAAAGGCATTAGATCTAGTAACCCACCGAGCAAAGCCGCGATTACGACAGCGCAGATCAGAGGCGTGAGCGGCGTTTGGAATATTCTGCCCCGGAGCCGCGTTAGCCCGGCCGGGGTCGACCGCATTATCGCGAGCGCGCAGCCCGCCAGCAGCGGATCGCAGTGAAGATCAGTCCGTGCCGCATTCCAGAGCATGCCTCCGCCCGCCAGCACATAATTTAGCTCT
This genomic interval carries:
- a CDS encoding glycosyltransferase family 10 is translated as MEVFGRGVRYIEDKWDALARYRYSIAIENSNSPDYWTEKIADCFLSWTLPLYDGCPNIEHYFPADSLIRIDANDHFATLARIDELLRRDEWEGRLPALQEARHRVLETHQMFPFFTRMIQNYGGNERERILVNIPAYTGALWKNRRDDRSDAGISPRYLVSEI